From the Methylobacterium currus genome, one window contains:
- a CDS encoding IucA/IucC family protein, translating to MSWHPDMAEPPATRVLRQLAEAVLFEGLAEIEAAPGDHRLSWRLGGRRFRAVGTRGPFGRPRLSAPVEMATEGGWHEARLADLVDALPAAPEHRERLGVELRQTVALCRWNAGTLPAPERRALPFHVLDAALWEGHPYHPCFKTRTGFTLDDHAEYGPEAARAFRLDWLALPRDGVAASLPCAEDAFWRATLGSDWDGLLERLREAGHSPASHAVIPVHPWQMRHLAEMEPWRSRLADGIAVVLGPAGPPYRASQSLRTLHDGDDPSAPSVKLALSVVSTSSLRILDPAFVLTAPALSGWIAAIVAGDPFLARMAVLREYAAMIADRDGRLAAIWRESPALAPGEAAVPFNALYACEPDGRSFVAPWLARYGLASWLDRLVEVAVLPIWHLLVAHGVALEAHGQNMILVHRDGWPERVIVRDFHESAEYAPDFLREVPPVPDLGAIDPAHAGPPDDRFHAMRAASTLAELVTDSLFVFNLSEVTHLLARRHGLDESGFWDGLGRRLRRHAAEHRLTDRLARLGVEAPRLRVEALLARKLGLAEARFGHLVPNALFPSPLALSLALLRTGS from the coding sequence GTGTCCTGGCATCCTGACATGGCGGAGCCGCCGGCAACCCGTGTCCTGCGGCAGCTCGCGGAAGCGGTGCTGTTCGAGGGGCTGGCCGAGATCGAGGCCGCGCCCGGCGATCACCGGCTGTCCTGGCGGCTCGGCGGGCGGCGCTTTCGCGCCGTCGGCACGCGCGGACCCTTCGGGCGTCCCCGCCTCTCCGCACCGGTGGAGATGGCGACGGAGGGCGGGTGGCACGAAGCCCGGCTCGCCGATCTGGTCGACGCCCTGCCGGCCGCTCCGGAGCACCGGGAGCGTCTGGGGGTGGAGCTTCGGCAGACGGTCGCGCTCTGCCGCTGGAATGCCGGGACCCTGCCCGCGCCGGAGCGCCGCGCGCTGCCCTTCCACGTGCTCGACGCCGCCCTCTGGGAGGGTCACCCCTACCACCCCTGCTTCAAGACCCGCACCGGCTTCACCCTCGACGACCATGCCGAATACGGGCCGGAAGCCGCGCGGGCCTTCCGCCTCGACTGGCTCGCCCTGCCGCGGGACGGGGTCGCCGCCTCGCTGCCGTGCGCCGAGGACGCGTTCTGGCGCGCCACGCTCGGATCGGACTGGGACGGGCTGCTGGAGCGCCTGCGCGAGGCCGGCCATTCCCCCGCCTCGCACGCGGTGATCCCGGTCCATCCCTGGCAGATGCGCCACCTCGCGGAGATGGAGCCGTGGCGCTCCCGGCTGGCGGATGGCATCGCCGTCGTGCTCGGGCCGGCCGGGCCGCCCTACCGGGCGAGCCAGTCCCTGCGCACGCTGCACGATGGCGACGACCCGAGCGCCCCGAGCGTGAAGCTCGCCCTGAGCGTCGTCAGCACGTCGAGCCTGCGGATCCTCGATCCCGCCTTCGTCCTGACCGCGCCGGCGCTCTCGGGCTGGATCGCCGCGATCGTCGCCGGCGACCCGTTCCTCGCCCGGATGGCGGTCCTGCGCGAATACGCCGCCATGATCGCCGACCGGGATGGACGGCTCGCCGCGATCTGGCGCGAGAGCCCGGCCCTGGCGCCCGGCGAGGCGGCGGTGCCGTTCAACGCGCTCTACGCGTGCGAGCCGGACGGACGCAGCTTCGTGGCGCCGTGGCTGGCGCGGTACGGCCTCGCGTCCTGGCTCGACCGGCTGGTGGAGGTCGCGGTGCTGCCGATCTGGCACCTCCTGGTGGCGCATGGCGTCGCCCTGGAGGCGCATGGCCAGAACATGATCCTGGTGCACCGCGACGGCTGGCCCGAGCGGGTGATCGTTCGCGATTTCCACGAGAGCGCCGAATACGCGCCGGACTTCCTCCGCGAAGTGCCGCCCGTGCCGGATCTCGGTGCCATCGACCCCGCTCATGCCGGGCCGCCGGACGACCGCTTCCACGCCATGCGGGCGGCCTCGACCCTCGCCGAGCTGGTGACCGACAGCCTGTTCGTCTTCAACCTGAGCGAGGTCACCCACCTCCTGGCCCGCCGGCACGGGCTCGACGAATCCGGGTTCTGGGACGGGCTCGGCCGGCGCCTGCGCCGCCACGCGGCCGAGCACCGGCTGACGGACCGGCTCGCCCGGCTGGGCGTGGAGGCGCCCCGCCTGCGGGTCGAGGCGCTGCTCGCCCGCAAGCTCGGCCTGGCGGAGGCGCGCTTCGGCCACCTCGTCCCGAACGCTCTCTTCCCCTCTCCCCTTGCCCTCTCCCTTGCCCTCCTGCGGACAGGCTCATGA
- a CDS encoding FecR family protein, with protein sequence MDQTDARDRDDDSDEDPIDEAAAGWVVRLASSDATAADRAAFDVWLAAGPAHAAAYAEMDALWRQLGHLPDRAPPPAKRRSRTGPACLAAAVVLGSFLASQAGLVDWLRSDLWSGVGDITHATLPDGSRVDLNTGTALALHFSGTERRIALLRGEAVFDVARDPGRPFVVEGGGLRVRAVGTVFYVRADGAGQPVGVAEGRVEVTAAGRPLAVSAGEAFREGPAHAVVKADVARAMAWRDGRLIVSGERLSDVLAELARYRRGRILLLDRRAGERRVTGAFDPRHTDEALDALAASLSLRVARLTPLLVLVGSPL encoded by the coding sequence ATCGACCAGACCGACGCGCGGGACCGGGACGACGATTCCGACGAGGATCCGATCGACGAGGCGGCGGCCGGCTGGGTCGTGCGCCTCGCCTCCTCCGACGCGACCGCGGCCGACCGGGCGGCATTCGACGTCTGGCTCGCGGCCGGTCCGGCCCATGCGGCGGCCTATGCCGAGATGGACGCCCTGTGGCGCCAGCTCGGCCATCTGCCCGACCGGGCGCCCCCTCCCGCCAAGCGCCGGAGCCGGACGGGACCGGCCTGCCTCGCCGCGGCTGTCGTGCTGGGCTCGTTCCTGGCCTCCCAGGCGGGCCTCGTCGACTGGCTGCGCTCCGACCTCTGGAGCGGGGTCGGCGACATCACGCACGCGACCCTGCCCGACGGCAGTCGCGTCGACCTGAATACCGGCACCGCGCTTGCCCTGCACTTCTCCGGGACCGAGCGCCGGATCGCCTTGCTGCGCGGCGAAGCCGTGTTCGACGTGGCCCGCGATCCCGGCCGGCCCTTCGTCGTCGAGGGCGGCGGGCTCCGCGTCCGGGCCGTGGGCACGGTCTTCTACGTCCGCGCCGACGGCGCCGGGCAACCGGTCGGCGTCGCCGAGGGCAGGGTCGAGGTCACGGCAGCAGGCCGGCCTCTCGCCGTTTCGGCCGGCGAAGCGTTTCGCGAGGGCCCCGCACATGCCGTCGTCAAGGCGGATGTCGCCCGGGCGATGGCGTGGCGCGACGGGCGCCTGATCGTCTCCGGCGAGCGCCTGTCCGACGTGCTGGCCGAGCTCGCGCGCTATCGCCGCGGGCGCATCCTCCTGCTCGACCGCCGAGCCGGCGAGCGGCGAGTCACCGGTGCCTTCGATCCGCGCCACACGGACGAGGCGCTCGACGCCCTCGCCGCCAGCCTGTCCCTCCGCGTCGCCCGGCTCACCCCCCTGCTGGTCCTGGTCGGCTCCCCGCTCTGA
- a CDS encoding TonB-dependent receptor, whose product MSRAASGVTEAADDAVALSIPNGPLEPALVRFTEQAKVKLVYGTDLTQSLTTTGIEGTFQPLDALGKLLDGTGLSYRRVSPSTLTLVNPRYAQLGGKPEATVPLDEIVVEGRRAPGPAAGLPPPTGTVGQPPVPYAGGQVATGARIGLLGNRSVLTTPFNVTGYTEKLIADQQARSLADVVLNDSSVRNDAPPFSERDSFFIRGFSVVNLDVGFDGLFYLANPRRVFTEGIERVEILKGPSAFLNGGTGRVGGTINLIPKRAYDEPLTRLTTTYLSDSQVWTHADLGRRFGPSKEWGVRTNLSYRNGDTPLDKNAIEVGVATLGLDYRGERLRASLDLVHNTQNITAPTSLFNSVAPTIPVPRAPNNRLNTASSLEYIDTRQNMAAGRVEYDILPDTTLYAAGGVSRYNEDFLTSFYRVTSLTGQATNTLSIQPQEIEGLTGEVGLRTKFQTGLLGHTLTVSAVEANNRNYRGGFLTPTLPVFQTNIYDPVHLARGSVNTALLPRSNNRPLFTELSARSVGIADTLSLGEDRFLLTLGGRFQEIDQQSYVTTPGRTLGNLASNYQRGRFSPALAAVFRPTDNLSFYGNYIEALEPTQIAPIAAINANEVFAPAVSRQQEIGAKYDFGTVAVSASLFEIEQPNAFTDPATRRFSVSGLQRNRGAELSVFGEPVPGVRLVGGVTFLDGRLVNTAGRQFDGKVAPGVPDVAFNLYGEVDLPPWLAPGLTLTGRAIYTSGQFYNQANTQRVPDWTRFDAGLRYTFEGASGKPVTVRAIVENVFDNSYWASAARGFLAVGAPRTVIVSATMDF is encoded by the coding sequence ATGTCGCGCGCGGCGTCCGGGGTGACCGAGGCCGCCGACGATGCCGTCGCCCTGTCGATCCCGAACGGACCACTCGAACCAGCGCTCGTCCGTTTCACCGAGCAGGCCAAGGTCAAGCTGGTCTACGGGACCGACCTGACGCAGTCCCTGACGACGACCGGCATCGAGGGCACGTTCCAGCCCCTCGACGCCCTGGGCAAGCTCCTCGACGGGACCGGCCTGAGCTATCGCCGGGTGAGCCCGTCCACCCTCACCCTGGTCAATCCGCGTTACGCCCAGCTCGGGGGCAAGCCGGAGGCGACCGTGCCCCTCGACGAGATCGTCGTCGAGGGCCGCCGCGCCCCCGGCCCCGCCGCGGGCCTGCCGCCGCCGACCGGGACGGTGGGACAGCCCCCCGTACCGTACGCCGGCGGCCAGGTCGCCACCGGCGCCCGGATCGGCCTCCTCGGCAACCGCTCCGTGCTGACGACGCCGTTCAACGTCACCGGCTACACCGAGAAGCTGATCGCCGACCAGCAGGCGCGGTCCCTCGCCGACGTGGTGCTGAACGACTCGTCGGTGCGCAACGACGCGCCGCCCTTCAGCGAGCGCGACTCGTTCTTCATCCGCGGCTTCTCGGTCGTGAACCTCGATGTCGGGTTCGACGGCCTGTTCTATCTCGCCAACCCGCGGCGGGTGTTCACGGAGGGCATCGAGCGGGTCGAGATCCTGAAAGGCCCGTCGGCCTTCCTCAACGGCGGCACCGGCCGCGTCGGCGGCACGATCAACCTGATCCCGAAGCGCGCCTATGACGAGCCGCTGACGCGGCTCACCACCACGTATCTGAGCGACTCGCAGGTCTGGACCCACGCCGATCTCGGCCGCCGCTTCGGCCCCTCGAAGGAATGGGGCGTTCGCACCAACCTCTCCTACCGCAACGGCGATACGCCGCTCGACAAGAACGCCATCGAGGTCGGCGTCGCGACCCTCGGCCTCGATTATCGCGGCGAGCGCCTGCGCGCCTCGCTCGATCTTGTCCACAACACCCAGAACATCACCGCGCCGACCTCGCTGTTCAACTCGGTCGCCCCGACCATCCCGGTGCCGCGGGCGCCGAACAACCGCCTCAACACCGCCAGCTCGCTCGAATATATCGACACCCGCCAGAACATGGCGGCGGGCCGGGTCGAGTACGACATCCTGCCCGACACGACGCTCTACGCGGCCGGCGGCGTGAGCCGCTACAACGAGGACTTCCTGACCTCGTTCTATCGGGTGACGAGCCTGACCGGCCAGGCGACCAACACCCTGTCGATCCAGCCCCAGGAAATCGAGGGTCTCACCGGTGAGGTCGGCCTGCGCACCAAGTTCCAGACCGGCCTGCTCGGCCATACCCTGACCGTCTCGGCGGTCGAGGCGAACAACCGGAACTACCGTGGCGGCTTCCTCACGCCGACCCTGCCGGTCTTCCAGACCAACATCTACGATCCGGTCCACTTGGCGCGCGGCTCGGTCAACACCGCCCTGCTGCCGCGCTCCAACAACCGGCCCCTGTTCACGGAGCTGAGCGCCCGCAGCGTCGGCATCGCCGACACCCTGTCGCTGGGCGAGGACCGCTTTCTCCTGACCCTGGGCGGGCGGTTCCAGGAGATCGACCAGCAGAGCTACGTCACCACCCCCGGACGGACCCTCGGCAACCTGGCCTCGAACTACCAGCGCGGCCGGTTCAGCCCGGCGCTCGCGGCGGTGTTCCGCCCGACCGACAACCTGTCCTTCTACGGCAACTACATCGAGGCGCTGGAGCCGACGCAGATCGCGCCGATCGCGGCGATCAACGCCAACGAGGTCTTCGCGCCCGCGGTCAGCCGGCAGCAGGAGATCGGCGCCAAGTACGATTTCGGCACCGTCGCGGTCTCGGCGTCGCTGTTCGAGATCGAGCAGCCCAACGCCTTCACCGACCCCGCCACGCGGCGGTTCTCGGTCAGCGGCCTTCAGCGCAACCGCGGCGCCGAGCTGTCGGTATTCGGCGAGCCGGTGCCGGGGGTGAGGCTCGTCGGCGGCGTCACCTTTCTCGACGGGCGGCTGGTCAACACCGCCGGCCGCCAGTTCGACGGCAAGGTCGCCCCCGGCGTGCCGGACGTGGCGTTCAACCTCTATGGCGAGGTCGACCTGCCGCCGTGGCTCGCCCCCGGCCTGACCCTCACCGGCCGCGCCATCTACACCAGCGGCCAGTTCTACAACCAGGCCAACACGCAGCGCGTGCCCGACTGGACGCGGTTCGATGCCGGCCTGCGCTACACCTTCGAGGGCGCGTCCGGAAAGCCCGTGACGGTCCGGGCCATCGTCGAGAACGTGTTCGACAATTCCTACTGGGCCTCGGCCGCCCGCGGCTTCCTGGCCGTCGGCGCGCCGCGCACGGTCATCGTCTCGGCGACGATGGATTTCTGA
- a CDS encoding IucA/IucC family protein: protein MPQPSEAVAEAAAFRSFANGYLREIDPGIPVRHALADGPPARCVEWNLRGPRVAIRAEIVAPSLCGAQGFGRLWTRHLYEPRWRPVAPMRALQDLLGEAYARCDDQGDTARGRELELLGRVLDSYRETARQLDLAAPAPGAGTDFIEAERALVFGHWLHPTPKSRQGLTPWQARVYAPEEDGTFRLAVFAADAARVRHDSAIARSAPEIARDLLGPDATGLNLLPGEIALPMHPLQAEALLLTPSIAAMVEAGTLRPLGAFGPLFTATSSLRTVYAPDSAWMAKFSLPVTLTNSLRVNRRPELEAGVAVARLLARSGGAGHPAFRIIADPAWLTLDCPGQPESGFETVFRENPFRGGAERGIATVAALTAEPVPGRPSRLEALLRRVGGTDLAHAGRTWFSLYLDCMLEPVVALYDRHGIALEAHQQNALVDVAEGWPRRGFYRDNQGFYLSEAARPRIQRLVPETGTIASLYYDDGEIRRRLAYYLIVNQVFSVVARMGHDGIVREEVLLDDLARRLETIARRMTGLGRAFARSVLDGPTLCTKANLRVRLADRDELASADGAGTYIDMPNPLRRQAHRSASGRVLAS from the coding sequence ATGCCGCAACCGTCTGAAGCCGTCGCCGAGGCGGCGGCGTTCCGCAGCTTCGCCAACGGCTACCTGCGCGAGATCGATCCCGGCATCCCGGTGCGCCACGCCCTGGCCGACGGGCCGCCCGCGCGTTGCGTGGAGTGGAACCTGCGCGGTCCGCGCGTCGCGATCCGGGCCGAGATCGTGGCGCCCTCGCTCTGCGGCGCGCAAGGCTTCGGCCGGCTCTGGACCCGCCACCTGTACGAGCCGCGCTGGCGCCCGGTCGCGCCGATGCGGGCGCTCCAGGACCTGCTCGGCGAGGCCTATGCGCGCTGCGACGATCAGGGCGACACGGCCCGCGGGCGGGAGCTGGAGCTGCTGGGGCGGGTGCTCGACAGCTACCGCGAGACTGCCCGCCAGCTCGACCTCGCCGCGCCGGCCCCCGGCGCGGGGACGGACTTCATCGAGGCCGAGCGGGCGCTCGTCTTCGGCCATTGGCTGCACCCGACGCCGAAGAGCCGGCAGGGCCTGACCCCGTGGCAGGCGCGCGTTTACGCGCCCGAGGAGGACGGGACGTTCCGCCTCGCGGTCTTCGCCGCCGATGCCGCCCGGGTGCGGCACGATTCGGCGATCGCCCGCTCCGCCCCGGAGATCGCCCGGGACCTCCTCGGCCCGGATGCCACGGGCCTGAATTTGCTGCCCGGCGAGATCGCCCTGCCGATGCATCCGCTCCAGGCCGAGGCGCTGCTGCTCACGCCCTCCATCGCCGCGATGGTGGAGGCGGGGACATTGAGGCCGCTCGGCGCCTTCGGCCCGCTCTTCACCGCGACCTCGTCGCTGCGCACCGTCTACGCACCGGACAGCGCCTGGATGGCGAAGTTCTCGCTCCCCGTCACCCTGACCAACTCGCTGCGGGTGAACCGGAGGCCAGAGCTGGAGGCCGGGGTCGCGGTGGCGCGGCTGCTGGCGCGCAGCGGCGGTGCCGGGCATCCCGCCTTCCGGATCATCGCCGATCCGGCCTGGCTGACGCTGGACTGCCCCGGCCAGCCGGAGAGCGGCTTCGAGACGGTGTTTCGCGAGAACCCGTTCCGCGGCGGGGCGGAGCGCGGCATCGCGACCGTCGCAGCCCTGACCGCCGAGCCGGTGCCGGGCCGTCCCTCGCGGCTCGAAGCCCTGCTGCGCCGGGTCGGCGGCACCGACCTCGCCCATGCCGGCCGGACCTGGTTCAGCCTCTACCTCGACTGCATGCTGGAGCCGGTCGTCGCCCTCTATGACCGGCACGGCATCGCGCTCGAGGCGCACCAGCAGAATGCGCTCGTCGACGTCGCCGAGGGCTGGCCGCGCCGCGGCTTCTACCGCGACAACCAGGGCTTCTACCTGTCGGAGGCCGCCCGGCCGCGGATCCAGCGCCTGGTGCCCGAGACCGGCACCATCGCGTCGCTCTACTACGACGACGGCGAGATCCGCCGCCGCCTCGCCTATTATCTGATCGTGAACCAGGTCTTCTCCGTGGTGGCCCGGATGGGCCATGACGGGATCGTCCGGGAGGAGGTGCTCCTCGACGACCTCGCCCGCCGGTTGGAGACGATCGCGCGGCGGATGACGGGTCTGGGGAGGGCCTTCGCCCGCTCGGTCCTCGACGGTCCGACGCTCTGCACCAAGGCCAACCTGCGCGTGCGCCTGGCCGACCGCGACGAGCTGGCCTCGGCCGACGGCGCCGGCACCTATATCGACATGCCGAACCCGCTCCGGCGGCAGGCTCACCGGAGCGCCTCCGGCCGTGTCCTGGCATCCTGA
- a CDS encoding AMP-binding protein, protein MIEIDGRILAADEMEAALAHVTERARLRSGSGERVAARFRDTASSLAFILAARRVGATLLPIHPGLPDDGARRLAARAGCHRIFLDDLDGEFLEDAPPPEPGEGHLLQMSSGTTGEPKCIARPWSVVAREIESYVAAFTRPEGMTPVIACPITHSYGLICGLLVGLRRGRAPVVLDTGNPKYLLRRLREAERPLLYTAPAMLHTLARLMPEGERIHAAMTSGTLLPAPWFSAIRARVEHLFQQYGCSETGCIAVNPDLRRADAIGYPLPHHRVTAGTGAEAPAEIVVEDGGGTVRTGDLGYRMPDGMLVFVARQSDTINVSGLNVYPGEVEDVVMAMPGITDAVAFARADAFAGERVTLLFSAEAPVPPRALQDWCRRYLAGHQVPVEALQVAAIPRQANGKISRREAAARYRNGALEAAR, encoded by the coding sequence ATGATCGAGATCGACGGACGCATTCTCGCGGCGGACGAGATGGAGGCCGCCCTCGCCCACGTCACCGAGCGCGCCCGCCTGCGCAGCGGCAGCGGCGAGCGCGTCGCCGCGCGTTTTCGCGACACCGCGTCGAGCCTCGCCTTCATCCTGGCCGCCCGCCGGGTGGGCGCGACGCTGCTGCCGATCCATCCGGGCCTGCCGGATGACGGCGCGCGCCGGCTCGCCGCCCGCGCCGGCTGCCACCGGATCTTCCTCGACGACCTCGACGGGGAGTTTCTGGAGGACGCCCCGCCCCCGGAACCCGGTGAGGGCCACCTGCTCCAGATGAGCTCCGGCACGACCGGCGAGCCGAAATGCATCGCCCGCCCCTGGAGCGTGGTGGCGCGCGAGATCGAGAGCTACGTCGCGGCCTTCACCCGGCCGGAGGGAATGACGCCCGTCATCGCCTGCCCGATCACCCATTCCTACGGGCTGATCTGCGGCCTCCTCGTGGGCCTGCGGCGCGGCCGGGCGCCGGTGGTGCTCGACACCGGCAATCCCAAGTACCTGCTGCGCCGGCTGCGCGAGGCCGAGCGCCCGCTGCTCTACACCGCGCCCGCGATGCTGCACACGCTCGCCCGGCTGATGCCGGAGGGCGAGCGCATCCATGCGGCGATGACCTCCGGCACGCTTTTGCCCGCGCCCTGGTTCTCCGCCATCCGGGCCCGGGTGGAGCACCTCTTCCAGCAATACGGCTGCTCGGAGACCGGCTGCATCGCGGTGAATCCCGACCTGCGGCGGGCCGACGCGATCGGGTACCCCCTGCCGCATCACCGCGTCACCGCGGGCACGGGTGCCGAGGCGCCGGCGGAGATCGTGGTCGAGGACGGGGGCGGCACGGTGCGCACCGGCGATCTCGGCTACCGGATGCCCGACGGCATGCTGGTCTTCGTGGCGCGGCAGAGCGACACGATCAACGTCTCGGGCCTCAACGTCTATCCGGGCGAGGTAGAGGACGTGGTCATGGCGATGCCGGGCATCACCGATGCGGTGGCTTTCGCCCGGGCCGACGCCTTCGCGGGCGAGCGGGTGACGCTCCTGTTCAGCGCCGAGGCGCCGGTGCCGCCCCGCGCGCTCCAGGACTGGTGCCGCCGCTACCTCGCCGGCCACCAGGTCCCGGTCGAGGCTTTGCAGGTCGCCGCCATTCCGCGCCAGGCGAACGGCAAGATCTCCCGCCGCGAGGCCGCGGCGCGCTACCGCAACGGCGCCCTGGAGGCCGCGCGATGA
- a CDS encoding DUF6005 family protein, translated as MSVALTRDDAVAAVETILREEMHHPHLDLFGPQARLNEDLYLDSVQVLQLILSLEMNLGLSIPEESIARQDLSTVADLAGLLAREPAALPAAPDMPPEGVHGPLTYDLKIHCFVSCVCDGLKARGIDHRPFYGLIWDAEFAITDEFRLAYHSDAQDHETFRYWFERLYGVPLHAWYDPSRSKDANVATLLDLLARRRPEECVMVMLDMFHLPERENKFNQNPFPHYLLVSLTDDPETWQVRDPDFRWEGRIARDRMLNAIRQPTVAGGYVFDPACARPPADADLAAFFEACFILEANPLIDAVRAIVAAHAEGRAGLHLASVGEALRELPVITIRKWAYEHGFAFFWRALHWPDSEFQRTCDEIEALVNGLTTLHYAVLKLARSADPAQVAAIMARLDGLDAAEFALKRRLAAALSAWRASRPEPARLPDHRPVEEGCLP; from the coding sequence ATGAGCGTGGCCCTGACCCGGGACGACGCCGTCGCGGCCGTCGAGACGATCCTGCGCGAGGAGATGCACCATCCGCATCTCGACCTGTTCGGGCCGCAGGCGCGGCTCAACGAGGATCTCTACCTCGACTCGGTGCAGGTGCTGCAGCTCATCCTGTCGCTGGAGATGAATCTCGGTCTCTCGATCCCCGAGGAATCGATCGCCCGGCAGGACCTGTCCACGGTGGCCGACCTCGCCGGGCTGCTCGCCCGCGAGCCGGCCGCGCTCCCTGCCGCACCGGATATGCCGCCGGAGGGCGTCCACGGCCCGCTGACCTACGACCTGAAGATCCACTGCTTCGTCAGCTGCGTCTGTGACGGGCTGAAGGCGCGGGGGATCGACCACCGCCCGTTCTACGGCCTGATTTGGGACGCCGAATTCGCCATCACCGACGAGTTCCGCCTCGCCTACCACTCGGACGCCCAGGACCACGAGACGTTTCGCTACTGGTTCGAGCGGCTCTACGGCGTGCCGCTCCACGCCTGGTACGACCCCTCGCGGAGCAAGGACGCGAACGTCGCGACCCTGCTCGACCTCCTGGCGCGCCGCCGCCCGGAGGAATGCGTGATGGTGATGCTGGACATGTTCCACCTGCCGGAGCGGGAGAACAAGTTCAACCAGAACCCCTTCCCGCATTACCTGCTGGTGAGCCTCACCGACGATCCCGAGACCTGGCAGGTGCGCGATCCCGATTTCCGCTGGGAGGGCAGGATCGCGCGGGACCGGATGCTGAACGCCATCCGCCAGCCGACCGTTGCGGGCGGCTACGTCTTCGATCCCGCCTGCGCCCGCCCGCCGGCGGATGCCGATCTCGCGGCCTTCTTCGAGGCCTGCTTCATCCTTGAGGCCAACCCGCTGATCGATGCGGTCCGGGCCATCGTGGCGGCCCACGCCGAGGGGCGGGCTGGGCTCCATCTCGCCTCCGTCGGCGAGGCACTGCGGGAATTGCCGGTCATCACCATCCGCAAATGGGCCTACGAGCACGGCTTCGCCTTCTTCTGGCGCGCCCTGCACTGGCCCGATTCCGAGTTCCAGCGAACGTGCGACGAGATCGAGGCCCTGGTGAATGGCCTCACCACCCTGCACTACGCCGTCCTCAAGCTCGCCCGGTCGGCCGACCCGGCGCAAGTCGCCGCGATCATGGCCCGGCTCGACGGTCTCGACGCGGCCGAGTTCGCGCTCAAGCGCCGGCTCGCCGCGGCCTTGTCGGCCTGGCGCGCCTCGCGCCCGGAGCCGGCGCGTCTCCCGGATCACCGCCCCGTCGAGGAAGGATGCCTCCCATGA
- a CDS encoding GNAT family N-acetyltransferase, whose amino-acid sequence METIVEATLDVTVRAMREADAADLFELYNQPAFRFGTLALPYESFEAVKAWATPRSPRDLHLVAEAEGRVVGAAALRPFYGRRAHAAEFWLGVNEGLSGRGIGSRLLAAIIDTADNWLNVNRIEMTVFVDNTRAIALYERFGFEIEGTHRAASFRNGAFVDVHCMARLRPGGVR is encoded by the coding sequence ATGGAAACGATCGTGGAGGCGACCTTGGACGTGACCGTGCGGGCGATGCGCGAGGCCGACGCGGCGGACCTCTTCGAGCTCTACAACCAGCCCGCCTTCCGCTTCGGGACGCTGGCCCTCCCTTACGAATCCTTCGAGGCGGTGAAGGCCTGGGCGACGCCGCGCTCGCCGCGGGACCTGCATCTCGTCGCGGAGGCCGAGGGCCGGGTGGTCGGCGCCGCGGCGTTGCGGCCGTTCTACGGCCGGCGCGCCCATGCGGCGGAGTTCTGGCTCGGCGTGAACGAAGGGCTTTCGGGGCGCGGCATCGGCTCGCGGTTGCTGGCCGCGATCATCGACACCGCCGACAACTGGCTCAACGTCAACCGGATCGAGATGACGGTGTTCGTCGACAACACCCGGGCGATCGCATTGTATGAGCGGTTCGGGTTCGAGATCGAGGGCACCCACCGCGCCGCGAGCTTCCGGAACGGGGCGTTCGTGGACGTGCACTGCATGGCGCGGCTGCGTCCGGGCGGCGTGAGGTGA
- a CDS encoding DUF2218 domain-containing protein, which produces MIQSRAVVGTAHASRYLQQLAKHWSHRFETEFDTEKARIALPLGEARLAASPEALTIDLSVADPASLPDFHAVIVRHLERFAFRETLQIDWA; this is translated from the coding sequence ATGATCCAGTCCCGCGCCGTCGTCGGCACGGCCCATGCGAGCCGCTACCTGCAGCAGCTCGCCAAGCACTGGTCGCACCGGTTCGAGACCGAGTTCGACACCGAGAAGGCCCGGATCGCCCTGCCGCTGGGCGAAGCGCGGCTCGCCGCCAGCCCCGAGGCCCTGACGATCGACCTCTCCGTGGCCGATCCCGCCTCGCTGCCGGACTTCCACGCCGTGATCGTGCGCCACCTCGAGCGGTTCGCCTTCCGCGAGACGCTGCAAATCGACTGGGCGTGA